Part of the Tolypothrix sp. PCC 7910 genome, CTATCTCCTAGGAACTTTAAACCACTAAAGTTGCATAAAACCGAAGACAAGAAAAAATTTCGAGACAGAATCTTGACTTGACCAGTGATGATGGCGAGCGTTGTGAGTTTAGTGTATCGTCAGATTCCTGGCTTAAGAGAAGTGCAAAGGGTATTGTCACAAGAAGGATTGTTATGGGTGGAGCGAATCGAAGTAAGTGCCCAAGCAGTTTCCAAAAGATTGCAAGCACTACCAATTGAATTATTTGCACAAATTTTTGAGCAAGTAATGCAAACAACCATTACCAAACCAAAACATCAAGCAATTCCAGAGAATTGGCAGTTAGTATGTGGTAGATTCACAGCCATTTGGATCGCTGACGGTTCGACCCTGGAAGCATTGAGAAGGAAGCTAAAAGCACTACAAGAACAAGAAAAAACACTGACTGGAAAAATCATGATGGTGGTAGAAGCGTTTACCCATCGCCCAGTCACAACCTGGCATACAACAAACAGCAAAGCCAATGATAAAACTTGGTGCGATCAATTACTTGAACGCCTACCAATTGGTGGATTGCTGATTTTTGATTTAGTATTTTTCAAGTTTCCTTGGTTTGATGCGTTCACAGAAGCTGATAAGTTTTTTTTGACAAGACTGCGAGAAAAAACTTCTTACAAAGTGATTCGTTGTTTGACCCATGCCCCATTCTATCGTGATGAAATTATATCTATGGGGGAATATCGCTCTCATCCTGAAGAGCGCCAGGTAGGTTTAGTTTCTGTTTTATGGGGTTCAACTTGGTATTACTATCTGACAAACGTACTTGATCCTCAAATCTTATCTGCCCAACAGGTATGTGAATTATATCGTCGTTGGCGTGTTGAAGATGCTTTTCTGCTTACAAAACGGCTTTTGGGTCTGGCTTATATCTGGGTGGGTGATACAAACGGCGTACAAATCCAAATTTTTGCCACTTGGATTTTTTATGCTGTTCTCAATCAATTATGCATCGATGTAGCGTTCGCGTTGGCAAAGCCTCTGGCAGAGAAGCGTGTGCGAAGCACTCTCGCTCTTCAGCAGCCTTTAGACCGAATTTCTACAGAGATGGTTTTCCTTAGTTTATACCATTTCTCCCAAGCTGTTCTCCGTGGTGATGCCAATGAAGTTGTGACCTATCTTGTCGAACATCAAAAGCTGTTTGGATTTGTCAAAACAAGGCGTAAGCGCCATCGTGAGATTGACGCTTACACCCAACAACTTTGGGCAAAATCTTCTTAAGTTGACACCAATGGGCACTGCCTTGCCCTCTAGAATATTATTCATGTGTCGCAAAGATTATTTAATTTTCCATAAGAGACAAGATAAATCAAAAAGACGCGATTTGAAGACGCGATGAATCGCGTCTCTACTTTAAACGCCGCTGTAGATGCTAAAACCACCGTCTACAGGTACAACTACGCCGTTGATGAAACTAGAACCAGTGCTGCATAACCAAATCACTGTACTGAGTAATTCTTCTGGTTCGCCAAAACGTCCGGCTGGGGTATGTTCAATAATTTTTTGTCCGCGATCGCTTAAACTACCATCAGGATTTAACAGTAAATCTCGATTTTGCTCGCCAATAAAGAAACCAGGTGCGATCGCATTCACCCGTAATCCATCTCCATATTTTTGTGCGAGTTCTACCGCTAGCCAGCGCGTAAAGTTATCTATCCCAGCTTTAGCCGCTGAGTAACCCACCACCCGACTAATTACACGGATAGCAGACATCGAAGAAATATTCACGATACAACCCCGAGGCAGATTTTTTTCTATCATTGCTTCGCCAAACACCTGGCTAGGTAATAAAGTCCCTACCAAATTTAGACTTACCACCTGCTCAAAAGCTGCGTGTGGCATATCAAAGAAAGTAGCATCAGGTGTAATTGTGGCAGCCGGGACATTACCACCAGCCGCGTTAATTAAAATATCTATCTGCCCCCAACGCTGTAAAATTGCATCTCTAGCGATTTCTAATTGCGCGCGATCGCTAACATCTGCCAGCACCGCCACACTTTCCCCACCATTACCGATAATATCCTTAACTACCGTCTCTGCCCTTGCCTCATTGCGCCCCAGAACCGCCACCCGCGCCCCAGCCATACCCAAACCCCGTGCGATCGCACCACCCAACACACCCGATCCACCTGTAATTACTGCTACCTGGCTTTGTAGACTAAAAAGCTTATCCAATATTAAATTCGGCATTAATAATTCCCCTGAGAATTACACAAAAACTCTTTCTGGAGATTTAGATCCCCGACTTCTTTAAGAAGTCGGGGATCTGGACAATAGTCCCTAGCCTCTAGCCCCTAATTTATAAGCATCCTTAGCGAGGTCGTAAGCTACAGCCACAGCCATGTCATAGCCTTCCTCTTCCTCAATCAAACCGCGTACTACCAACCCCGCCAACCAATTACAAGCTACACGCCGCCAAACAGCGTGACGGGCGGGAATGGAAACAAAAGCCCGTGTATCATCATTAAATCCAGCCGTATTGTAAAGTCCCGCAGTTTCCATTACCTGATTGAAGTAGCGCTCCATACCATTAACGCTATCGTGAAACCACCAGGGCGGCCCAAGCAATACAGCCGGATAATGCCCAGCTAGCGGCGCTAACTCCCGGCTATATGTGCTTTCATCCAAGCCAAACAAAATTAGATGGAAGTCTTTATTGTTACCGTAAGCACTTAACAACGGACGCAGATTTTGCGTCCACTCAATTTGTAAAGGAATATCTGCACCTTTATCAGACCCAAACCGCTCAAAGATAGCCGGGTTATGGTTACGGATAATACCGCAATGCATCTGCATAACTAAGCCATCTTCCACACTCATCCGCGCCATTTCCATGAACATATGACCAGTAAACTGCCCGGCATCACTGGGATTGAGCTTTTTATTTAACGCTCTGGCAAAGATAGCTTCGGCTTCTTGCTCAGAAAGACGTGCGGTATAAGGTGTAGCAGCACTGTGGTCAGTAGCTGTTGCGCCCATCTTTTTAAAGAAAGCCCGACGTTCTTCTAAAGCTTGGATAAAAGCAGCGTAAGTGCTAATTTCTCTACTAACAGCCCTTTCCAACTGAGCAAGATTTTCCCGCCATCCAGGAACGTCTAAGTTGACAACTGCATCTGGACGAAAAGTCGGTCTAATTTGGGTAAAATGCTCTTGGTGCAAAGATTGGTGGTGTTCTAGATTATCGCTAGCCGCATCGGTGGTACAAAGTACTTCTATATTGAAGCGTTTGAATAAAGCACGGGGTGAAAACTCCGGTAAAGCTAACTGCTTTTCTAAATAATCGTAGATATTACCAGCATTGCGCGAATTTAAAGGTTCATCCACACCAAAGACGTTGATTAGTTCATCTTTCAGCCACAAACCAGAGGGTGTACCGCGAAATAGATAAAAATGGTCTGCAAATAGTTGCCAAATTTTGCGATGGTTAGTTTCTATCGGTGTACCATCTTTG contains:
- a CDS encoding SDR family oxidoreductase, which translates into the protein MPNLILDKLFSLQSQVAVITGGSGVLGGAIARGLGMAGARVAVLGRNEARAETVVKDIIGNGGESVAVLADVSDRAQLEIARDAILQRWGQIDILINAAGGNVPAATITPDATFFDMPHAAFEQVVSLNLVGTLLPSQVFGEAMIEKNLPRGCIVNISSMSAIRVISRVVGYSAAKAGIDNFTRWLAVELAQKYGDGLRVNAIAPGFFIGEQNRDLLLNPDGSLSDRGQKIIEHTPAGRFGEPEELLSTVIWLCSTGSSFINGVVVPVDGGFSIYSGV
- the uxaC gene encoding glucuronate isomerase, producing the protein MLTKKRSLSSDRCFSPEPVQRQIARQFFDSISTLPLVCPHGHVEPALLANPAARFGSPTELLIIPDHYIFRMLYSRGIPLEALGIPTKDGTPIETNHRKIWQLFADHFYLFRGTPSGLWLKDELINVFGVDEPLNSRNAGNIYDYLEKQLALPEFSPRALFKRFNIEVLCTTDAASDNLEHHQSLHQEHFTQIRPTFRPDAVVNLDVPGWRENLAQLERAVSREISTYAAFIQALEERRAFFKKMGATATDHSAATPYTARLSEQEAEAIFARALNKKLNPSDAGQFTGHMFMEMARMSVEDGLVMQMHCGIIRNHNPAIFERFGSDKGADIPLQIEWTQNLRPLLSAYGNNKDFHLILFGLDESTYSRELAPLAGHYPAVLLGPPWWFHDSVNGMERYFNQVMETAGLYNTAGFNDDTRAFVSIPARHAVWRRVACNWLAGLVVRGLIEEEEGYDMAVAVAYDLAKDAYKLGARG